The Mercenaria mercenaria strain notata chromosome 10, MADL_Memer_1, whole genome shotgun sequence genome contains a region encoding:
- the LOC128546403 gene encoding ATP synthase subunit C lysine N-methyltransferase-like yields the protein MEKIMNLSEEECVLCKEPAREKRPWTTQSLVVAGVSGAVVVGVYSLTIPFVAPAFRRVCLPFVPATTNQVNNVMRALHGRKGTLLDIGSGDGRIVIEASKNGFQSHGVELNYWLVLYSRYRAWREGQRANTNFHKQDLWKTDMSKYENIFVFGLIPLNVASRFPLPNWQPVKIIGEGLDTVWIYMHPRNPDYEKMKLSVNFKGLNDNIYDSKNLEKDEFSASEVLYSRSSKTSCSL from the exons atggAGAAAATAATGAATCTTTCAGAAGAAGAGTGCGTTTTATGCAAAG AACCAGCACGGGAGAAGCGTCCTTGGACGACACAGAGTCTGGTGGTGGCAGGAGTATCAGGAGCAGTGGTTGTTGGAGTTTACTCACTGACAATACCCTTTGTAGCACCTGCATTCAGGCGTGTTTGTCTTCCGTTTGTACCGGCCACCACAAATCAAGTAAATAATGTGATGAGAGCTTTGCACGGGAGGAAAGGAACTCTTCTTGATATTGGTAGTGGTGATGGAAGAATT GTTATAGAAGCAAGTAAAAATGGATTCCAGAGTCACGGTGTAGAGCTGAATTACTGGCTGGTGCTGTACTCCAGATACAGGGCATGGAGAGAGGGACAGAGAGCTAATACAAACTTTCATAAACAAGATCTCTGGAAG aCAGACATGtccaaatatgaaaacatttttgtgtttGGATTGATACCCTTG AATGTTGCTTCACGCTTCCCGCTTCCTAACTGGCAACCAGTCAAAATTATAGGGGAAGGATTGGACACAGTCTGGATTTATATGCACCCGCGTAATCCAgattatgaaaaaatgaaattgtcagTAAACTTTAAAGGACTGAATGACAATATTTATGACAGTAAGAATTTAGAAAAAGATGAATTTAGTGCTAGTGAAGTTTTATATTCAAGAAGTTCTAAGACTTCATGTAGTTTATAA